Sequence from the Triticum aestivum cultivar Chinese Spring unplaced genomic scaffold, IWGSC CS RefSeq v2.1 scaffold56186, whole genome shotgun sequence genome:
CTAATTTGCGCACTGGTCTTCCGTGTAATCAGCCAACGTTTCACTTAGTTGTGGTTGTTCTCCCAGAACTGAGCCTGGAGCCGGTCTATTGTATTCTTTTCCACCTGAAACGCCTTGGCAAGAACATCATCGGATATTTGTGGGTCTGACCCAAACACCGCATTGGCAATTGTGATAGCCCTTGGGTTCTGGCTGCTGAGCGCGGCAATTGCAACGGCAGGCTTGTGGGGGTTGGGGTTGAATTGGAAGTGGATGAGCCCCGCGGGGAAGACGAACACATCACCTTTGTTGAGCACCTTCGAGAGGAACTTGTTTCTGTTTGGGGCGGGCTGGTTGGATGTGACAAAGCCAACGTACAGTGTCCCCTCGAGCACCGTGAGGATCTCAGTGGCGCGAGGGTGCGTATGTGGTGGGTTTTGACCCAAGGGAGCATAGTCGATGCGCACAATTGAGATGCCGAGGGTGTTGAGTCCAGCAATCTGCATGACGTTGATCAAAGTGACGTTGGATCCAACCTTGTTGGTCACCCTAGGCTTGTCGAGCGCGGCTGCCTTGAAGAAGTTGTCAGCGTTGACCTCCATTGGGTTCTTGCAAACAAACCCATTGACACGTACTGGTGCATAGAAAAGATTTATAAAGTAAGCTTAGGTCTTACAAAGTAGTTTGAACATGCATATAATTTTCAGAAATTCATTTCAACATATGTATTTGGTGTAAGCTTAGGTCTTACAAAGTTGTTTCGACTTGCATATAATTTCTAGAAATTCATTTCAACAAATTTATTTGGTGAGAACGTGATGAGAAACCGGATAGTACCTGGTGAATTCATGTCGGCGACACAAAAGTCCTGCAGGGGGCTAGGATCGGAGGCAGTGGCCTGCCATGAGACCAGCGCGAGAAGAACAgcgaggagaaggaaggaagagggtgATGCCATCTGATTTTTTCTCTCTCCTGTTTTTCTGTTTGTGATTGTGGCGTGGGTGATGGTTTGAGCATGCAGGGATGTATGAGTTTATATAGGTCCAGCGAGCAGCGCCTGAAATCGTTAGCAATTATAGACTTAGTCAAGTGAAACCAACCAACCAATTGAACTGGTCTCTTGCTGCTAATTAAAGTACTGCATATACGCCCATTTAAGACATGTTTTCCCTCCAAAGAAGCAATGCAGCGTATACAGCCATATAAAGCTATTATATGGTGATGTGTACGGCTGACTAGTAAT
This genomic interval carries:
- the LOC123175852 gene encoding germin-like protein 8-5 codes for the protein MASPSSFLLLAVLLALVSWQATASDPSPLQDFCVADMNSPVRVNGFVCKNPMEVNADNFFKAAALDKPRVTNKVGSNVTLINVMQIAGLNTLGISIVRIDYAPLGQNPPHTHPRATEILTVLEGTLYVGFVTSNQPAPNRNKFLSKVLNKGDVFVFPAGLIHFQFNPNPHKPAVAIAALSSQNPRAITIANAVFGSDPQISDDVLAKAFQVEKNTIDRLQAQFWENNHN